The Alistipes finegoldii DSM 17242 DNA segment TATGAGCAGGGGAAGCGATACTACGACGCCCTGAAATCCGTCAGCAACCTCGTCCGCTCGGCCCGCAAGGTGCAGCAGTGCATCCTGCTCGTGGGCGAAATCTCGGACATCTACGTCGACGGTTATCGCCGCATGGTCGGCGACGAGAACTTCACGCCCGCGGAGCTCGCGGCCATCGCCGCAGGCTACGCCCGCATCATCGAGGAATCGGCCGGGGAATTGAAGGAGCTGCAGGACATCGTGAACCCTACGGATATGTCCCTGACGGACAAGGACCGGATCGACGTGGTGCAGCGCGTCTACGGCGTTCTGCGGCGCCATCGAGACCTGGCACGCTACTACACGCGCAAGAACATCTCCATATCCCTGCTGCGGGCCGCCCGGAAGCGGGACATGGAGGGTGTGCTCTCATTGTACGGAACCGACGAACAACGTTACTG contains these protein-coding regions:
- a CDS encoding DUF4141 domain-containing protein codes for the protein MKQKIILLCLCLVCTGLSTYAQWVVSDPTNLAQGIVNSTKQVVEAAKNGSTMLQSFQETVKIYEQGKRYYDALKSVSNLVRSARKVQQCILLVGEISDIYVDGYRRMVGDENFTPAELAAIAAGYARIIEESAGELKELQDIVNPTDMSLTDKDRIDVVQRVYGVLRRHRDLARYYTRKNISISLLRAARKRDMEGVLSLYGTDEQRYW